In Podospora pseudopauciseta strain CBS 411.78 chromosome 3, whole genome shotgun sequence, one genomic interval encodes:
- a CDS encoding hypothetical protein (EggNog:ENOG503P0GI; COG:S) — protein MARMSAASFLFVVVYNFFYYALYLVCIAFLVVTPADLIQQAFAKKQNWNILVVTVCYVVTVLVIFFIYVTRIYISRSVLSSIPKSWIPIDKGDVPRSVREMIVEGLSRSAAIAYEARPRVPHPMIQPVTTHTGTVEEKQKSSWRGKWRSKSSGSGGAVSVIEGGDAIGLEMGMLPDQQQQRAVWGDIEHPGWSSPVSTGLPPNLQYSTVVSELPNLIEAKALTLAPPDPDSRTLPPTLDPEAVAMLQRPEGGVGLREYLGLLTEMGVLTASPTIIDFLSQYERARFSARPLTSDEFRELMHLFAEVLRSMQPFDPALAYDDYDDDSFDDGIPQGEQEGEQTQSESDIDNDAPRGTSPSSAGQSLHSGLGLMIGIGQNAGGDNDSLGGKSSSASTTWSQGRRSRHLRPGMGVRNSSANTWLYQTAPTTPKSTRHAGVSDSSGDSDANSFAQTRHPYQVDGTSGSGSGRSVRSVGTNGSGGSVIRLAADGDGTDMPYVFTGVN, from the coding sequence ATGGCCCGAATGTCCGCCGCCTCCTTTCTTTTCGTCGTCGTTTACAACTTTTTTTACTACGCCCTATACCTCGTCTGCATTGCCTTTCTCGTCGTCACCCCCGCCGATCTAATCCAGCAAGCCTTCGCAAAGAAACAAAACTGGAACATCTTGGTCGTCACTGTCTGCTACGTCGTTACTGTGTTGGTCATCTTCTTTATCTACGTTACCAGAATCTACATCAGCCGCAGTGTCCTCTCATCAATACCCAAGAGCTGGATACCCATCGACAAGGGCGATGTACCGCGCAGTGTCAGGGAAATGATTGTGGAGGGGCTGAGCAGGAGCGCTGCCATTGCTTACGAGGCCAGGCCGAGAGTCCCGCACCCAATGATACAACCAGTAACGACACATACGGGAACCGTCGAAGAGAAACAGAAATCCAGCTGGAGGGGAAAATGGAGGAGTAAAAGCAGTGGAAGCGGAGGGGCCGTGTCTGTCattgagggaggagacgcGATTGGTCTCGAAATGGGCATGCTCCctgatcaacaacagcagcgtGCCGTATGGGGAGACATTGAACACCCTGGTTGGTCATCACCGGTATCAACGGGTTTGCCCCCGAACCTTCAGTACTCGACCGTTGTATCCGAACTTCCGAATCTTATCGAAGCCAAGGCGCTCACCCTTGCGCCACCGGATCCAGACTCACGTACCCTGCCTCCAACACTTGACCCAGAAGCTGTCGCCATGTTGCAAAGGCCAGAAGGAGGAGTAGGACTCAGGGAATACTTGGGTCTGTTGACTGAGATGGGAGTTCTGACGGCATCACCGACGATAATCGATTTCCTGTCGCAGTATGAACGAGCCCGATTCTCAGCCAGACCGCTAACCAGTGACGAGTTCCGAGAGTTGATGCATTTGTTTGCTGAAGTTTTGAGAAGCATGCAACCTTTTGATCCAGCCCTCGCTTATGACGATTACGACGATGACTCGTTTGATGATGGAATCCCACAGGGAGAACAAGAAGGCGAACAGACACAGTCAGAGAGTGATATTGATAACGATGCGCCGAGAGGAACCAGTCCTTCTAGTGCAGGGCAGAGTTTGCATTCGGGCTTGGGTCTGATGATAGGGATTGGTCAGAATGCCGGTGGTGATAACGACAGTCTGGGCGGGAAAAGCTCCAGTGCCTCAACGACATGGAGTCAGGGTCGTCGTTCAAGACATCTGAGACCTGGGATGGGAGTGCGAAACTCATCTGCCAACACCTGGCTGTACCAGACTGCGCCAACAACGCCAAAAAGCACCAGACATGCTGGAGTGTCCGATTCCAGTGGCGACAGTGACGCAAACTCGTTTGCGCAAACCAGACATCCATACCAAGTTGACGGCACCAGCGGCAGTGGCAGTGGAAGAAGTGTACGATCAGTAGGAACAAACGGAAGCGGAGGATCAGTCATCAGGCTGGCTGCCGATGGGGATGGAACAGACATGCCATATGTGTTTACCGGTGTGAACTGA
- a CDS encoding hypothetical protein (COG:I; MEROPS:MER0033274; EggNog:ENOG503NWIG), which yields MIDHVLGRPSVKSRRLQVLAVLAFWTAYLLKGNKNGPPIVRFFSKCLSRRLTFWQTLTITMLYLYSARNFSTLVGLASPDPLANMYDATYFRATWILTALDAGFWTAMPIKTKWLRDAASIVFSLFYMVAAEKADEKVRKVRGNITVDHLRVSWNKGVESPYLRTLQGLVRPRMTKWPPRQVRIPRPSTSDYKEPVEGWLYFDGPLSELKEQGHNQLVLDIPGGGFVAMDPRCNDDKLFAWAAKTGLPILSLDYKKAPEYPFPYALNECYDVYCTLIRSKGRCVGMSGQQVPRVVITGDSAGGTLATAMMIMITESGSSPIRRFQGQTDLPIPEALVLFYPALDMNIGSWMSDEQMALIKDRRMRGTNKRVLQRKTMQYNDLVGTPHQSDDEDDGTPDNNNNNNNKNNNNNSTLLDSGSTAVNFDPANLNPDEHAILRYREPCLSPAPQYAHAGSTTFHLPPVTSPLPLSPKSLPTTPPHSSTSLDQTASSGKKKQPSTSHHPSPLKTRLAMSSMISYFNDRVLTPEMMRAMIILYVGPHNRPDFSQDYLLCPILCPDVLLSRFPKTYFLTGERDPLVDDTVIFAGRLRRVKAAQMASNGTRYEYRDTDASTEGFDENAFAEVALIPGISHGFLQFPSVYPPAWGLFDKTGSWIEEGFREGERRRRRREERGRGSSRNEGGEYRVHTQEMNNRTPHHQRGRRDSGATAVTDGTEGDGGLEMRMSRSRPGPAVSAAPGKTRERASTTSVLTNGKVNGTEKLPKVMVSGDGADSGSGSGSGSGGQKKKKRRVRTARADGDNGGLVKRLASSDDLLGRRMQGLAGGLTGLAPPE from the exons ATGATTGACCACGTCTTGGGGCGACCATCCGTCAAGTCCCGCCGTCTACAGGTTCTGGCTGTCCTGGCATTTTGGACAGCTTACCTCCTCAA AGGCAACAAAAACGGTCCCCCAATCGTACGCTTCTTCTCAAAATGCCTCTCCAGACGCCTCACCTTCTGGCAAACCCTCACAATCACCATGCTCTACCTCTATTCAGCCCGCAACTTTTCCACCCTCGTCGGCCTCGCCTCCCCCGACCCCCTAGCCAACATGTACGACGCGACCTACTTCCGTGCCACCTGGATCCTCACCGCCCTAGACGCAGGTTTCTGGACCGCCATGCCCATCAAGACAAAATGGCTCCGTGACGCCGCTAGTATCGTCTTCTCGCTGTTTTACATGGTGGCGGCAGAAAAGGCTGATGAAAAGGTGCGAAAGGTCAGGGGGAATATCACTGTCGATCATCTGAGGGTTAGCTGGAATAAGGGGGTCGAGTCCCCTTATTTGAGGACGCTGCAGGGGTTGGTCAGGCCGAGAATGACAAAGTGGCCGCCTAGGCAGGTGAGGATACCTAGGCCGAGTACCAGTGATTATAAGGagccggtggaggggtggctGTATTTTGACGGGCCGCTCAGCGAGCTGAAGGAGCAGGGACATAACCAGCTTGTGCTTGATATTcctgggggtgggtttgtggCTATGGACCCGAGGTGCAATGACGATAAGCTGTTTGCTTGGGCGGCGAAGACGGGGCTGCCGATTTTGAGTTTGGATTACAAAAAGGCTCCCGAGTACCCGTTTCCGTACGCGCTGAATGAGTGTTATGATGTTTACTGCACGTTGATTAGGTCAAAGGGGAGGTGCGTGGGAATGAGCGGGCAGCAGGTTCCCAGGGTGGTCATTACTGGTGACAGCGCCGGCGGTACATTGGCGACGGCAATGATGATTATGATCACCGAAAGCGGCAGCAGTCCCATCCGGCGTTTTCAAGGGCAAAccgacctccccatccccgaaGCTTTGGTGTTGTTCTACCCAGCATTGGACATGAACATCGGCAGCTGGATGAGCGACGAGCAAATGGCCCTCATCAAAGACCGGCGCATGCGCGGCACCAACAAACGCGTCCTCCAACGCAAGACAATGCAGTACAACGACCTCGTCGGCACCCCCCACCAatccgacgacgaagacgacggcacacccgacaacaacaacaacaacaacaacaaaaacaacaataacaaca GTACCCTTCTGGACTCGGGTTCCACCGCCGTCAACTTTGACcccgccaacctcaacccagACGAACATGCTATCCTCCGCTACCGGGAACCGTGTCTCTCTCCCGCACCACAATACGCCCACGCGGGATCGACAaccttccacctccccccggTTACCTCTCCCCTGCCTCTGTCTCCCaaatccctccccaccacaccccctcactcatccacctccctcgaccaaaccgcctcctccggcaaaaagaaacagccatccacctcccaccacccctcccccctcaaaacccgCCTCGCAATGTCAAGCATGATCTCCTACTTCAACGACAGAGTCCTAACACCAGAAATGATGCGCGCGATGATCATCCTCTACGTCGGCCCTCACAACCGTCCCGACTTCAGCCAAGACTACCTTTTGTGTCCTATTTTGTGTCCAGACGTCCTGCTGTCCCGTTTTCCCAAGACTTACTTCTTAACCGGGGAAAGAGACCCGTTGGTAGACGACACGGTCATCTTCGCcggccgcctccgccgcgtCAAGGCGGCACAAATGGCCAGCAACGGCACCCGTTACGAATACCGCGACACTGACGCGTCGACAGAAGGGTTCGACGAGAATGCGTTTGCGGAAGTGGCGCTCATACCGGGGATTAGCCATGGGTTTTTGCAGTTTCCTTCTGTTTACCCGCCTGCATGGGGGTTGTTTGACAAGACGGGGAGTTGGATAGAGGAGGGGTTtagagagggggagagacggaggaggaggagggaggagagggggaggggaagcagCAGGaatgaggggggtgagtaTAGGGTTCATACTCAGGAGATGAATAACCGGACGCCACACCAccagagggggaggagggatagCGGGGCGACGGCTGTGACGGATGGGAccgagggtgatggggggctggagatgaggatgagtAGGTCGCGGCCGGGCCCTGCTGTTTCTGCTGCTCCTGGAaagacgagggagagggcgtcGACTACGTCGGTTTTGACGAATGGGAAGGTTAATGGGACAGAGAAACTGCCAAAGGTCATGGTTTCGGGTGATGGGGCGGATAGCGGGTCCGGGAGTGGCTCTGGTTCGGGGgggcaaaagaagaagaagagaagagtcAGGACGGCGAGGGCCGATGGTGACAATGGGGGTTTGGTCAAGAGGTTGGCGAGTTCGGATGAtttgctggggaggaggatgcaaGGGTTGGCTGGGGGGTTGACGGGCTTGGCCCCTCCGGAGTAG